The DNA window GAGCACCAGATGCTGATCGCGGGAATCCTCTCCGGCGACCTCGCCTGAACTCACACCACGCACTGCCCCCGCGGCGCAACGCGCCGCGGGCGGCATGAGAACGATTTGGAACAAGAAGGGGAAGATGATGGAAAAGCACACGGCTGACGTAGTAGTGATCGGCGGAGGGCCGGCCGGCGCGGTCAGCGCCCTGGTCCTCGCCCAGCAGGGCCACTCGGTGGTGCTGCTGGAGAAGGACGAGTTCCCCCGGTTCCACATCGGCGAGTCCCTGCTGCCGTACATGATGGGCCTGTTCGACCAGATCGGCCTGCGCAAGACGGTCGAAGCCCAGGGCTACGTCCCCAAATTCGGCGGCGAGTTCATCGACCCGACCGAGAAGAAGTTCTTCGAGGGCGTCTTCCGCGCCGACTTCACCAAGCAGGGTGACGGCCGCCACCCGAGCGCCTTCCAGGTGGAGCGCGCCAAGTTCGACAAGATGCTCACCGAGCAGGCCGCCGAGGCGGGCGCGCAGGTCCTCTTCGGCGCGAACGTGACCGAGCTGCTCATGGACGGTGACCGGATGACCGGCGTCCGCTACCAGCGCGAGGGCCGGGACCACGAGGTCCGTTCGGCCTACGTGATCGACGCGAGCGGCCGGGCCGGCCGGATCGCCAACCGCTTCGGACTGCGCAAGACGCTGGAGAAGCTCCGCATGGTGGCGGTGTTCCGGCACTACGAGGGCCTCGACGAGAGCCACAACCCCGGCGTGGAAGGCGACATCCAGGTCGGCGCCCACGACGACGGCTGGGTCTGGGCGATCCCGCTGTCCAAGGACGCCATCAGCGTCGGCACGGTCATGCCGCGCGACGTGCTTCGGGCGACGACGCAGGAGAAGGCCTTCGAGGAGTTCGTCGCCAGGATCCCGCGGATCACCGCACGCCTGACCGGAACCCGTCCCACCACCGACCTCAAGGTCGAGACCGACTACTGCTACCACTCGGACACGGTCACCGGGCCCGGATGGCTCATGGTCGGCGACGCCGGCTGCTTCGGCGACCCGATGTTCTCCGGCGGTGTGCTGGTGGCGACGACCACCGCCTTCCGCGCGGCCGAGACCGTCGGGGCGGCGCTGGCCGACCCCACGGCGGAGGACCACCTGTTCGAGAAGTACTCCAACTTCTTCAAGACCGGGTACGACACCTACATCCGGCTCATCCACGCCTACTACGACGGCGAGCTGGTCTCCGTGGCGGCCGACGCCGCCCGATCCACGGACCGCGACACCCTGGAGAAGTACCTCGTCCGCCTCATCGGCGGCGACTTCTGGAGCGAGCACAACTCGGTGGCCCAGGAGATGCGGCGCCGTCAGGAATGGGACACCTTCGAGCCGTTCAAGCGCGTCTTCGGCTGCCCGGTGTACCCCGAGCTGGACGAGGCCGACCGCAAGGAGCGGTCCGAGGCGCGCGTCCGCAGGGCGACCGCCGGTAAGTAGGGACACGCCATGGCTTCCATTCCTCTGCGCCTCAGAGACCATTCGTACGACATCCTCATCGGCCCGGGAGTGCGTACGTCGCTCGCCGAGACCGTCCAACGACTGGGCGCCAGACGGGCCGTCGTGGTGTCGGCCCGCCCGGCGGAATGGGTGCCCGACACCGGTGTGGAAACCCTGCTGCTGCCGGCCCGGGACGGCGAGCAGGACAAGACCCTCGCCACGGTGGAGGCGCTGTGCGGTGAGTTCGTACGGTTCGGGCTCACCCGGTCCGATGTCGTCGTCTCCTGCGGCGGCGGCACGACCACCGACGTGGTCGGGCTGGCGGCAGCGCTCTACCACCGGGGCGTGCCCGTGATCCACCTGCCCACGACGCTGCTCGCCCAGGTGGACGCCAGCGTCGGAGGGAAGACGGCGGTGAACCTGCCGGCCGGCAAGAACCTGGTCGGCGCGTACTGGCAGCCCAGCGCGGTGCTGTGCGACACGGACTACCTGTCGACCCTGCCGCGGCGCGAGCTGCTCAACGGTCTCGGCGAGATCGCCCGCTGCCACTTCATCGGTGCGCCGGATCTGCGCGGGCTGCCGCTGGAGGAGCAGATCACCGCCAGCGTGAGCCTCAAGGCCCGCATCGTGGAGACGGACGAGCGGGACACCGGACTACGGCACACGCTCAACTACGGCCACACGCTGGGCCATGCGCTGGAGAAGGCCACCGACTTCGCGCTGCGCCACGGCGAGGGGGTGGCGATCGGAACGGTCTTCGCGGGCCGGCTCGCCGGCGCCCTGGGCCGTATCGACCAGGCGCGGGTGGAGGAACACCTGGACGTCGTGCGGCACTACGGCCTGCCCACCGCCCTGCCGGCCGAGACCGAGACCGAGGTCCTCGTGGACCTGATGCGGCACGACAAGAAGGCGATGACCGGACTCGGCTTCGTTCTGGACGGCCCCGAGGGCGCGGAACTGGTGGGCGACGTGCCTCCCGAGGTGGTCGCGCGGGTCCTGGACCGGATGCCGCGGGCACGGACGGCCGACCTCGTCGGCGACGCCGTGCCCACGGCCTCCACGACCGATGTGGGTTGACATGAAGCTCGTAACCCAGTGGCCGGCCGATCTCGACGGCCCGGCCGGCGCCGCCGAGGCGGTGGACCACCGGCTGTTCGACAGGCTGGAGGCGGCGCTGGCCCGGCCGGCCGCGCAGCAGCCGGTCTGGCGGGACCCCGGGCGGGCCAGGGACGCGGTGGAACTGCTGAGCCGCTCCCGCCCGATCGTGGCGCAGGCCGAGACGGCGCGGCTGCGCACGCGGCTCGCCGCGGTCGCCCGCGGCGAGGCGTTCCTGCTCCAGGGCGGCGACTGCGCCGAGACCTTCGCCGGGAACACCGAAGCCCATGTGCGGGCCAACCTGCGGACGCTCGTGGACATGGCCGCCGTACTGGCCGACGGCACCGGACTGCCCGTCGTCAAGATCGCCCGGATGGCCGGCCAGTACGCCAAGCCCCGCTCCCAGCCCGTCGACGCGCTGGGACTGCCCGTCTACCGCGGCGACCTGGTCAACTCCGTCGAGCCCACGTCCACGGCCCGGACGGCCGACCCGCACCGGATGCTGCGGGCCCACGCCGACGCGGCACGCACGATGGCCCTGGTCCGGTCGTTCCACGACGTCCACGTCAGCCACGAGGCACTCCTGCTCGACTACGAGAGGTCCTCGCTGCGGGTGGACACGACAGGGCCCGTACCCAGGCTGTCCAGCGGGCTCGGGCACTTCCTGTGGATCGGCGAGCGCACCCGCCAGCCCGACGGCGCGCACATCGCGTTCGCGGAACTCCTGTCCAACCCGATCGGCCTCAAGATAGGGCCGGGCACCAGCCCGGAGACGGCCGTCGACTACGTGCGGCGGCTCGACCCGCACCGGGAACCCGGCCGGCTGACGCTGATCAGCCGCATGGGGCACGCACAGGTCAGGGACGTACTGGCGCCGATCGTCGAGAAGGTCACCGCCACCGGCCACCAGGTGATCTGGCAGTGCGATCCGATGCACGGCAACACCCGTACGTCGGCGACCGGGTACAAGACGCGAGACGTTCGGCACATCGCCGACGAGATCGCCGGATTCTTCGAGGTCCACCGGCGGCTGGGCACCCACCCCGGCGGCATCCACGTCGAGGTGACGGGCGACGACGTCACCGAATGCGTCGGCGGGGGAGTGGCCGAAGCCGACCTGCCGGCCCGCTACCTCACGGCCTGCGACCCCCGCCTCAACGCGGAACAGTCGAGACGGCTGGCCTCCACCGTCGCCGGACTGGCCGCGGCCGGCGCGGTCGGGGCGGCCCTGTGATGTCCGGACCGACTCCCGCCCTCCCCATCACCGGCACCACCCGCCTGTACGCCGTGCTGGGGCATCCCATCGCCCAGGTGCAGGCACCCACGCTGATGAACCCGGTCTTCGCGAGCCTGCGGATCGACGCCGTGGTCGTCCCCGTGCACGCCCGGCCGGAGAACCTCGAGCACGTCGTGCGCGGGCTGCAGCGGACGGACAACCTCGACGGCATGTTCATCACGGTGCCCCACAAGGTCGCCGTCCCCCGGCTGGCCGACCGGTGCGGCCCGACCGTGGACATCGTCGGCAGCGCGAACGTGCTGCGCCGGGAGGCCGACGGCAGCTGGCTCGCCGAGAACTTCGACGGGTCGGGTTTCGTGGCGGGCCTCGTCGGAGCCGGCCACGACCCCGGCGGCAGGCGCGCGGCGCTCGTCGGCGCGGGCGGCGCCGGCAGCGCCATCGCCGCGGCGCTCCTGACGGCCGGCGTCGACCGGCTGGGGGTGTACGACTGGGACCCCGCGAAACTCGGCGCTCTGGTCGCCCGCCTCGACGCGCGCTGGCCGGGCCGGGTGGCCGCCCTGGACGGACCGCGGCTGAGCGGCGTCGGCCTCGCCGTGAACGCCACCCCGCTCGGAATGCACCCGGGCGACCCGCTGCCGTTCCCCCTGGACTCCCTGCCGAAGGACTGCGTGGTGGCCGACATCGTCATGAAACCGCGCGAGACGAGGCTCCTTCGGCTGGCGGCTGCACGGGGGCACCGGATCCACCACGGCATTCACATGCTCGAGGGGCAGCTGAATTCCTATCGAGCCTTCTTCGATCTGCACTGAATTCTCCGCGGGACCACCGAATCCGGGGATGCGCAGCCGCAGACGCAAGCTCTACATTGAACCGGTAATTCATCTCTTTCTGACTGCACATGACGCTGCACGGGGCGGAGTGTGCGCCTCTTCCGCGAACTCGACGAAAAGTGCTCGTGCGCGCGTCTTTCCCTGTGGCACGCTGCCCCGCCCGCTTCGCACCCGCGTCGAGTCAGATCCATTACTTGGAGAAACATGAACGTGCGACAGGCGCCGGAATTCCCCCAGTGGCCCCAGTACGACGAGAGCGAGCGGGACGGGCTCGTCCGCGCCCTCGAACAGGGCCAGTGGTGGCGGATGGGCGGGTCCGAAGTCGACTCCTTCGAGAGGGAGTTCGCCGAACACCACGGCGCCGCCCACGCCCTCGCGGTCACCAACGGGACCCACGCACTGGAACTCGCCCTCCAGGTCATGGGCGTCGGCCCGGGCTCCGAAGTCATCGTCCCCGCCTTCACCTTCATCTCGTCCTCCCAGGCGGCGCAGCGGCTCGGCGCCGTCGCCGTCCCGGTGGACGTCGACCCCGACACCTACTCCATCGACGCGGCCGCGGCCGCCGCCGCCGTGACCTCGCGGACCCGCGCGATCATGCCGGTGCACATGGCGGGCTTTCTCGCCGACATGGACGCACTCGCCAAGCTCTCCGCCAACACGGGCGTTCCGCTGCTCCAGGACGCCGCGCACGCCCACGGCGCCCGCTGGCAGGGCAAGCGCGTCGGCGAGCTCGGCTCGGTCGCCGCGTTCAGCTTCCAGAACGGCAAGCTGATGACCGCCGGAGAGGGCGGCGCCGTGCTGTTCCCGGACACGGCGATGTACGAGACCGCCTTCCTGCGGCACAGTTGCGGGCGCCCCCGGACCGACCGCCGGTACATGCACGCGATCGCCGGCTCCAACCTGCGGCTCAACGAGTTCTCCGCGTCGGTGCTCCGGGCCCAGCTGCGCCGCCTGGACGGCCAGATCGCCACGCGTCATGAGCGCTGGG is part of the Streptomyces subrutilus genome and encodes:
- a CDS encoding NAD(P)/FAD-dependent oxidoreductase codes for the protein MMEKHTADVVVIGGGPAGAVSALVLAQQGHSVVLLEKDEFPRFHIGESLLPYMMGLFDQIGLRKTVEAQGYVPKFGGEFIDPTEKKFFEGVFRADFTKQGDGRHPSAFQVERAKFDKMLTEQAAEAGAQVLFGANVTELLMDGDRMTGVRYQREGRDHEVRSAYVIDASGRAGRIANRFGLRKTLEKLRMVAVFRHYEGLDESHNPGVEGDIQVGAHDDGWVWAIPLSKDAISVGTVMPRDVLRATTQEKAFEEFVARIPRITARLTGTRPTTDLKVETDYCYHSDTVTGPGWLMVGDAGCFGDPMFSGGVLVATTTAFRAAETVGAALADPTAEDHLFEKYSNFFKTGYDTYIRLIHAYYDGELVSVAADAARSTDRDTLEKYLVRLIGGDFWSEHNSVAQEMRRRQEWDTFEPFKRVFGCPVYPELDEADRKERSEARVRRATAGK
- a CDS encoding 3-dehydroquinate synthase family protein produces the protein MASIPLRLRDHSYDILIGPGVRTSLAETVQRLGARRAVVVSARPAEWVPDTGVETLLLPARDGEQDKTLATVEALCGEFVRFGLTRSDVVVSCGGGTTTDVVGLAAALYHRGVPVIHLPTTLLAQVDASVGGKTAVNLPAGKNLVGAYWQPSAVLCDTDYLSTLPRRELLNGLGEIARCHFIGAPDLRGLPLEEQITASVSLKARIVETDERDTGLRHTLNYGHTLGHALEKATDFALRHGEGVAIGTVFAGRLAGALGRIDQARVEEHLDVVRHYGLPTALPAETETEVLVDLMRHDKKAMTGLGFVLDGPEGAELVGDVPPEVVARVLDRMPRARTADLVGDAVPTASTTDVG
- a CDS encoding 3-deoxy-7-phosphoheptulonate synthase yields the protein MKLVTQWPADLDGPAGAAEAVDHRLFDRLEAALARPAAQQPVWRDPGRARDAVELLSRSRPIVAQAETARLRTRLAAVARGEAFLLQGGDCAETFAGNTEAHVRANLRTLVDMAAVLADGTGLPVVKIARMAGQYAKPRSQPVDALGLPVYRGDLVNSVEPTSTARTADPHRMLRAHADAARTMALVRSFHDVHVSHEALLLDYERSSLRVDTTGPVPRLSSGLGHFLWIGERTRQPDGAHIAFAELLSNPIGLKIGPGTSPETAVDYVRRLDPHREPGRLTLISRMGHAQVRDVLAPIVEKVTATGHQVIWQCDPMHGNTRTSATGYKTRDVRHIADEIAGFFEVHRRLGTHPGGIHVEVTGDDVTECVGGGVAEADLPARYLTACDPRLNAEQSRRLASTVAGLAAAGAVGAAL
- a CDS encoding shikimate dehydrogenase family protein: MSGPTPALPITGTTRLYAVLGHPIAQVQAPTLMNPVFASLRIDAVVVPVHARPENLEHVVRGLQRTDNLDGMFITVPHKVAVPRLADRCGPTVDIVGSANVLRREADGSWLAENFDGSGFVAGLVGAGHDPGGRRAALVGAGGAGSAIAAALLTAGVDRLGVYDWDPAKLGALVARLDARWPGRVAALDGPRLSGVGLAVNATPLGMHPGDPLPFPLDSLPKDCVVADIVMKPRETRLLRLAAARGHRIHHGIHMLEGQLNSYRAFFDLH
- the rifK gene encoding 3-amino-5-hydroxybenzoate synthase, which gives rise to MNVRQAPEFPQWPQYDESERDGLVRALEQGQWWRMGGSEVDSFEREFAEHHGAAHALAVTNGTHALELALQVMGVGPGSEVIVPAFTFISSSQAAQRLGAVAVPVDVDPDTYSIDAAAAAAAVTSRTRAIMPVHMAGFLADMDALAKLSANTGVPLLQDAAHAHGARWQGKRVGELGSVAAFSFQNGKLMTAGEGGAVLFPDTAMYETAFLRHSCGRPRTDRRYMHAIAGSNLRLNEFSASVLRAQLRRLDGQIATRHERWALLSGLLESIDGVVPQRGDERTDVPSHYMAMFRVPGIGEDDRNALVDRLVEAGLPAFAGFRAIYRTDAFWELGAPDTTPDELAERCPHSEAISQDCIWLHHRTLLASEEDMHLTAAIIADAVSTV